In the genome of Ancylomarina subtilis, one region contains:
- the secE gene encoding preprotein translocase subunit SecE: MKLVNYIKEVYTELTQKVSWPSRSELQSSAIVVMVASAIIAAAIFVMDLGFKNLMDTIYSMFY; the protein is encoded by the coding sequence ATGAAATTAGTAAATTATATAAAAGAAGTTTATACCGAACTTACACAGAAAGTATCTTGGCCATCAAGATCAGAACTTCAAAGTAGCGCTATCGTAGTAATGGTAGCTTCTGCAATTATTGCTGCTGCAATTTTTGTGATGGATTTGGGGTTCAAGAATTTGATGGACACTATATATAGTATGTTTTACTAA
- the rpsU gene encoding 30S ribosomal protein S21: MIIIPMKEGENIERALKKFKRKFEKTGVIKELRGRQVYVKPSVRKRKEKIHAVYVQQMQLNED, translated from the coding sequence ATGATTATTATTCCTATGAAGGAAGGCGAAAACATTGAAAGAGCCTTAAAAAAATTCAAAAGAAAATTCGAAAAAACTGGTGTAATTAAAGAATTACGTGGAAGACAAGTTTACGTGAAGCCTTCTGTTAGAAAAAGAAAAGAGAAGATTCATGCAGTTTACGTTCAGCAAATGCAATTGAACGAAGATTAA
- the tuf gene encoding elongation factor Tu produces MAKEHFDRSKPHVNIGTIGHVDHGKTTLTAAITTVLASKGLSEVKSFDSIDNAPEEKERGITINTAHVEYQTANRHYAHVDCPGHADYVKNMVTGAAQMDGAILVCAATDGPMPQTREHILLARQVNVPRIVVFLNKVDMVDDEEMLELVEMEVRELLDFYEFDGDNTPIIAGSALGGLNGEPEWEEKIMELMDAVDTWIPLPPRDVDKAFLMPVEDVFSITGRGTVATGRIETGIVKTGEELQIIGLGAEGMKTVCTGVEMFRKILDEGQAGDNVGLLLRGIEKSAIKRGMVICHPNTIKPHTKIKAEVYVLKKEEGGRHTPFHNKYRPQFYIRTLDVTGEITLPEGTEMVMPGDNVTINVELITPVACDLGLRFAIREGGRTVGAGQITEIIE; encoded by the coding sequence ATGGCTAAAGAACATTTTGATAGGTCAAAACCACACGTAAATATTGGTACTATCGGTCACGTTGACCACGGTAAAACTACCTTAACTGCTGCTATTACAACTGTATTGGCTAGTAAAGGTCTTTCTGAAGTGAAGTCTTTCGATTCTATCGATAATGCTCCTGAGGAAAAAGAAAGAGGTATTACTATTAATACTGCTCACGTAGAATATCAAACAGCAAATCGTCACTATGCTCACGTTGACTGTCCAGGTCACGCTGACTACGTGAAAAACATGGTAACTGGTGCTGCTCAGATGGACGGTGCAATCCTTGTTTGTGCTGCTACTGATGGTCCTATGCCACAGACTCGCGAGCATATCCTTTTAGCTCGTCAGGTAAACGTTCCTAGAATCGTTGTTTTCTTGAATAAAGTTGACATGGTTGATGACGAGGAGATGTTAGAGTTGGTAGAGATGGAAGTTCGTGAATTGTTGGATTTCTACGAGTTTGACGGTGACAATACTCCTATTATCGCTGGATCTGCTCTTGGTGGCCTGAATGGTGAGCCAGAGTGGGAAGAGAAGATTATGGAGCTTATGGATGCTGTTGATACTTGGATTCCACTTCCTCCACGTGATGTAGATAAGGCTTTCTTGATGCCAGTTGAGGATGTATTCTCTATTACTGGTCGTGGTACTGTAGCAACTGGTCGTATCGAGACTGGTATTGTTAAGACTGGTGAAGAATTGCAAATTATTGGTCTTGGTGCTGAAGGTATGAAAACTGTTTGTACTGGTGTTGAGATGTTCCGTAAGATTTTGGATGAAGGTCAAGCTGGTGATAACGTTGGTCTTTTGTTGAGAGGTATCGAGAAAAGCGCTATTAAGCGTGGTATGGTTATCTGTCACCCAAATACTATCAAGCCTCATACTAAGATTAAAGCTGAGGTTTATGTATTGAAGAAAGAAGAAGGTGGACGTCATACTCCATTCCATAACAAATATCGTCCTCAGTTCTATATTAGAACTCTTGATGTAACAGGTGAGATTACTCTTCCAGAAGGAACTGAAATGGTAATGCCAGGTGATAACGTTACTATTAACGTTGAGCTTATTACTCCAGTTGCTTGTGACCTAGGTCTTCGTTTCGCTATCCGTGAGGGTGGTAGAACAGTAGGTGCTGGTCAGATTACTGAAATTATTGAGTAA
- a CDS encoding tyrosine-type recombinase/integrase encodes MRYKESFLSYLRYEKRYSKHTLVSYDCDLSQFFSFLSSYGIEESEIVELNFKDVRKWIVFLMNDGCSARTVNRKLSSLKSFFKYLLRESMIQQNPMDRVVGPRQGKKLPNFIAEDSMRLLQEIDFGEGFEGIRDRLVVEMFYHTGMRLSELMNLKVSSFDRSASVVRVLGKRNRERIIPVSNNLETLLDEYLEQRFMLCSDEDGFLILTNQAKPAYEKLLYRIVTKHLSKITTLSKKSPHVLRHTFATHLLNNGAELNAIKELLGHSNLSATQIYTHTGFERLNDIYKQAHPRA; translated from the coding sequence ATGAGATATAAGGAATCTTTTCTGTCTTATTTACGGTACGAGAAACGATACTCTAAACATACTTTGGTATCATATGATTGTGATTTAAGTCAATTTTTTTCTTTTTTGTCATCCTACGGGATTGAAGAGAGTGAAATTGTTGAATTGAATTTCAAAGATGTTAGAAAGTGGATCGTTTTTTTAATGAATGACGGCTGCTCAGCCCGAACTGTAAATAGGAAATTATCTTCTTTGAAATCCTTTTTTAAATATTTGTTGAGAGAATCGATGATACAACAAAATCCTATGGATAGAGTTGTAGGTCCGAGGCAAGGGAAGAAGCTTCCAAATTTTATTGCTGAAGACAGCATGCGATTGCTACAAGAGATAGATTTTGGGGAAGGTTTTGAAGGGATTCGAGACAGACTGGTAGTTGAAATGTTTTATCATACTGGCATGCGTTTATCTGAATTGATGAATTTGAAAGTGTCCAGTTTTGATCGATCAGCCTCAGTTGTTCGAGTTTTGGGTAAGAGAAATAGGGAGAGGATTATTCCTGTTAGTAATAATCTCGAAACACTTCTTGATGAGTATCTGGAGCAAAGGTTTATGCTTTGTTCTGATGAGGATGGTTTTTTGATTTTAACAAATCAAGCTAAACCTGCTTACGAAAAGTTGTTGTATAGGATTGTGACAAAGCATTTGTCTAAGATTACAACCCTTTCTAAAAAGAGTCCTCATGTGTTGCGGCATACATTTGCGACACATTTGCTTAATAATGGAGCTGAATTGAATGCTATAAAAGAGTTGTTGGGACATTCAAATTTGTCTGCAACTCAGATATACACTCATACAGGCTTTGAGAGGTTAAACGATATTTATAAACAGGCTCACCCCAGAGCTTAA
- the hpf gene encoding ribosome hibernation-promoting factor, HPF/YfiA family: MKVNIQAVGFNADVRLEDFVNNRVNKLLKLDDDVTNVEVFLRAEKPSVVENKEVEIKFNIPGGDIFAQKQSKTFEEAVDLAVDALKRQITKRKEKLRGK, from the coding sequence ATGAAAGTAAACATTCAGGCAGTCGGTTTTAATGCTGATGTTCGGTTGGAAGATTTTGTCAATAATAGAGTAAATAAATTACTTAAGCTTGACGACGATGTTACAAATGTTGAGGTCTTTTTGAGAGCTGAAAAACCATCAGTTGTAGAAAATAAAGAAGTAGAGATAAAATTTAATATCCCGGGAGGTGATATATTTGCACAAAAGCAAAGCAAAACATTCGAAGAAGCAGTTGATTTGGCAGTAGATGCGTTGAAGCGTCAAATCACAAAGCGCAAAGAAAAACTTCGAGGAAAATAA
- a CDS encoding helix-hairpin-helix domain-containing protein has translation MSFKKHLKTFFSYSSSERKSLIVLLIILLSLFLYPVFTPDPIDVWNQSPEKQKRIDSLLVLLENKSTLKREVLQTQKLFFFDPNFTDSLDLAFLGFTKFQIRNLIRYRNKGGVIRRGDDLMKIYGMTEELYMRLKPYVRIKREEKPKSATQRVKPVLFDPNTVRYEDLLSLGLTRIKSQNILNYRKKSGVFKQKNDLLNVPGIDSIDYTRLEKFIQINPILKQEYKLFPFDPNTVSKSGWDSLGVHSYIAERINKYLAKGGCFKSPIDLLRIYGFDSLKLEELLPFIRIKTKMKPQIVKLDLNRADTNQLITLPGIGLYFAKKIIDYRSKLGGFYNINQLADIYGLRKSRVDSLSFFLVVDLEIQRSININKATVEELSKHPYISYREASDIIRFRKRKGVILDLEILLKKKILRESAYKRVKPYLILE, from the coding sequence ATGTCTTTTAAAAAGCATCTCAAAACTTTTTTCTCATATTCTTCTTCTGAAAGGAAAAGTTTAATAGTTCTCCTTATTATACTTCTATCTTTATTTCTGTATCCTGTTTTCACACCTGACCCAATTGATGTCTGGAATCAAAGTCCGGAAAAACAAAAAAGAATTGATAGCCTGTTGGTTCTTTTGGAAAATAAGTCAACGCTTAAGCGGGAGGTGTTGCAAACTCAAAAATTATTTTTCTTTGATCCCAATTTCACAGATAGCCTGGACTTGGCATTTCTGGGTTTTACAAAATTTCAGATCAGGAATCTAATTCGTTATCGAAACAAAGGAGGTGTAATAAGGAGAGGGGATGATCTGATGAAAATATATGGTATGACTGAAGAACTTTATATGAGGCTTAAACCTTATGTCAGAATAAAAAGGGAGGAAAAGCCTAAGTCGGCGACACAAAGGGTCAAGCCCGTATTGTTTGATCCCAATACTGTGCGTTATGAGGATCTTTTAAGTTTAGGCTTAACAAGGATTAAGTCCCAAAATATATTGAATTACAGGAAGAAGTCAGGAGTTTTTAAGCAAAAGAATGATTTGCTGAATGTACCTGGCATTGATTCGATTGATTACACAAGGCTGGAGAAGTTTATTCAAATTAATCCAATTTTAAAACAGGAGTATAAGCTTTTCCCTTTCGATCCCAATACTGTTTCTAAATCAGGTTGGGATAGCTTAGGAGTGCATTCTTATATTGCAGAACGCATTAATAAATATTTAGCAAAGGGGGGATGTTTTAAGAGTCCCATTGATCTTTTGAGAATTTATGGGTTTGATTCCTTAAAACTTGAAGAGTTGTTGCCTTTTATAAGGATTAAAACGAAAATGAAACCTCAGATAGTGAAGCTGGATTTAAATAGAGCTGATACAAATCAACTTATTACTTTACCAGGAATCGGACTGTATTTTGCAAAGAAAATAATTGATTATCGATCTAAACTTGGTGGTTTTTATAATATTAATCAGTTAGCCGATATTTATGGTTTGAGAAAAAGTAGAGTGGATAGTTTAAGTTTTTTCTTAGTAGTTGATTTGGAAATTCAGCGCTCTATAAATATTAATAAAGCGACGGTGGAAGAATTAAGTAAGCATCCTTATATTAGTTATCGGGAAGCTTCTGATATCATTCGTTTCAGAAAACGAAAAGGCGTCATTTTAGACTTGGAAATCCTTCTTAAGAAGAAAATCTTGCGTGAGTCTGCTTATAAAAGGGTAAAACCTTATTTAATTTTAGAGTAA